In Quercus robur chromosome 11, dhQueRobu3.1, whole genome shotgun sequence, the sequence CTCCATCCACATTTACTCTGTACCACCCCTCACACGGAGGTGTCCATTTTACATTTCTCGTAGACGTTGTATGTGGCAAGGCTATATTCATCGAGCTGAACTCCTCTACCAACAGTTTGGCTTCCTTAGCAACTATCTTCCCCGCCTTGCCACGGCCTTCAAACTTTGTGGCATTCCTATTTTTCCAAATGCACCAAGCTATGGTTGCAAAGGTCTCCCAGCTGATATCCCTTTTGTCTTCCCAAATCTTCCACACAACATTCATGAAATCTTGTAAAGGGCTTCGAAACTTAGGGAAGGTAAGCTTTGACTCCCTCCAAACAGCCTCACCCACCTCACAATCCCAAAGAGCATGCCCCGAAGACTCGACCTCTCCACACACCCCACACACATCCTCCATGGGAATTCTTTTGAGCTTGAGGCCGTAGTTCGTGGGGAGGATGTTCTTGCACGCCCTCCACATAAACTGCTTTACTTTGCTTGGGCAGTTCAATCTCCAAATCAAGTTCCAGAACTCATTCCACTTCTTCGAGTTTGCTTTACTTTGCTTGTGCACTCCATGATTGTTCTTATTAGCAAGCTAAGACATTAAGACACAAAGAAGGCGGGATTCAAATGATGCATctcttatttgatgataaaaaactttattaattgaactaattggaactcacatttttaacaaatatttaGTTAGGTGCTCTGATGGTGGAGCAAAGACCATTTGCATCATTATGGTTGTTGTTGGGACTCTTGTGTGCTATATTATCCACGAGCCTTCTTGAATacttgttcaaaaaaaaaatattaaatgaagGGCAAAGGCATGGATAAAATCTATATGTATATTTAGATAATAACTGTAGcgagttataaaatttgaaCAATGGTAAATAATCTAGTGTGAGATTCTTTCGTGAATTTTAGTTACAAGATTGGCTATTAGAGAGAATTGTATTTAAGAAATTGGGTGCAAATGCTCTAacagagggtttttttttttttttttttttttaaattttatttatttatttatctttctatCTTGCATTCATTGGGAAATTTTGCTAATGGATTTGGGCTTTTTGCTAAGCCTATGAACCTATAAATTGTGCATTGTGTATATCAAATAGTCGCAGATGCTTTGCATTTGTTAACCCAATTACCATTTTCAAAGCCCATAGAAAAGTTTTTGTGTTTGACAACCTCAAAGCCTCAATAAATGCTAGCCCAATTACCATTATGCAGGCAGACATGATCTCACAAATTGAGCGCTTCAAAAGGCATCAATTCCCTTAAAGCAACAAACTAAATTGATCTAGGCCAATCAAATCAAATTGCATTATTTAGtgtaaaatcaaatcaaacctaACCTCCTATGAAGTTATTATTGGATACTTCGAGAGTATActtctctcctctcacataagGATGACTCCCATATGAGAGGTAAAGAGTATACTTTTAGAGTATCTAATAAATTTATCCTCCCATGTCCCATAAATCCCATTAATGAAAAAGTTCCGATTGTGTCAATATTAGAGGACCAAGgatttaaacaaataataaattaagaaaaattattatagatAATTATCCGATTTATAATGTGTCTCACAATCtttaaaattgagaatttaatCCCCTAACTTTACTTGCTATTGCAAATAGCCCTTAACCGTTATGAGTATTTGTCAAATTATGGATGAATTCAGTCAAATTGCCCCCTAACTCTCATCCAAAACATTCAAAATGCACTTACAAGCCATAGACGCTCACAATTAGAAATTCATACAATGTCATTgaatatttttggtttgataaaaaataaataatggttGGGAgctatttgtaattttgaatgAATTCGGAGTTAATTGCTTAAATTCAGACTTTAGGGAGCACATTATGAATGGGGTAATTGTTTAAACTTGAAAGTGTTTTTTAACATGTGGCCCTGGCCTCAAATAAATCTAGCCTTTGCCATGAATGAAAGGTTAAGGAGAAATACTCGACCTACCTTCTTTTATGTCACCCATCAGCAATAATAAATTCTAACATTATCGAAAGGAGGTGACAAAATCAATATATCAATCATATCTTGGATAtccatttgtattttttgtgtaATGATTCTGATGTTGGTATTCCGCCCAATACATTTCAGGATTTTTTCCCCCTTCCATTTGTATTTGTACAAAATATTTCCATCACacattattttatgttattttttcttAGTATCTCCCAAAATATgatatttctcaatttttttggggggacaATATTTAAGATACCATACTATCGTACCAAAGTATGGTGATATGTCAAGTtgtcaacaatattttttttttttgataagtaacgtaagaatattattaataatagaaaaagtgcCAAGccgagtacattggggatgtactatgggggcacAAATTAAAGTTGTCAACAATATTTAAAACCAAGAAATCTCCTATAAAGCCAGAGAAAGAGCCGTGTATATATTTTGTGCATTCACACCACAGAGCTGTGTTTTTTAGGATCAAAACACATGCAATCTCCCATCCTACAATTCCTAAGTACTTTGGTATGATGGTACGGTAGCTTACAGCTTACCTTTGAAATGGGAGGAATCCATGCTTTCATGGCAATTCATACTTGAAGAATGTGCTTTCACTGATGACCCGTTGGATTGAACAGGTGACCTAGTGACTCAAGTTGCACGAAAGATTACCACAtacttaaaaagttaaaacaatTAGTTTCATTCTTTGAGTCccataaacaaacaaaagctCTGgcaaagaagatttttttttgctgcaatTGTTACAACACATGGGGTTTTGGGGAGgtggggtgggggtgggggtggggggatttGGATAATGGTTATACTTATAAAGAAGGACCAGACAATACCACTAACTTACAAGGAGATTGGCCTAGGATAAATCTTTCTCAATTCATTGATTTTCAACACAAGACCAAAAATGAAAAGGTTTATGGAAAGTCCGACTGCCTTCGCAATCTGGGAGaattctcccaaaaaaataagTGTCCACACAACAAGTTAGGAGCCAAATCCAAACGAATGCAATCATTCCCAGTATACTGTGTTAGCCGAtgaaaagtttcattttttaaagCAATTGGAGATCCAGCCATTTTGCTCCAAATATCCCTTGCTCCTAAAAATAGACAAGGCTTTCAAACAAGATAGAAAAGGTTTCTGATGATGAGTCATGTAAATGAAACATTCATAAAGCATGGAAGTCCTTTACATTGATGGTATCTGGAAATCTGAAGTAGCAGCAATGAATCAAATGACTGACCTTGTTTGCTTTATAAATTTGTTGGGAGGTTGACCCTCCAAATTGACTTAAGACTGTTGCAGATGCCTAAACTCATGACAATCAACTCCAACTTCGCTGAGTGCCAAGAAAAGTCTTGGCACTATCTTTGCCAACATCAGCTTGAAACCAACGGAAGTTGAATTGGCATTGCTCTTATCGCTTACAGAGGCATCCTCAGTGAGGGAGCCTATTAAATAACCTTTCATATATGCATCACAGGCCTTAAGGATGTAATAACCACGCTTCCTGAAATGGTCTTTGACAAGCTCTTCAAAGTCCTAGACAATACATTAAGTTGGTGAGCTGATTGCAAAGGCgagtgtcatcaaataaagtACTTCTTTACTGATACAGTTTGGGAAGCATCTAAATGTTCATTTAAAACTATCTTTCATGAGAAGGAATTAAAGATACCATAACCATTTGACTATATAATACCTTGTGACCTAATTTTATATAATCCCTTTATCATGTGTAAGGTTTACATATTGAATATACAGCTGATTGTCAGCAATATAATTGTAGAGTtcacaaaactcaacaatggaTTCTGACCCAAATCAGGGAGCTTGCCAATCACACTCCCATGTTGATCAACACCACCATGAATGCACAGAATATCATGCCTAATGCATACTTTGCATAAAAGGCTGCTGTGCATTGAGGTAAGCAAGACTGAGACTAAAACTGCCATTTGGTGCAAAGGTGGAAAGCCAATTTAAGTGAAATGAAACCCCCACCTTGGttagcaagaaaacaaaaaggagaaaaaaatgaagCTAAGTGGTGCAAGTGTGAAGTGTGGCTTGAAGGGAAGGTGGAGATCAAACTTTGGACAAAATTTTGGGCAAATAGCATATAACCGTGATAATTAACTAGAAAGAAGGCAATTCAAACCGATGAAAAGTAAAACAGAATATTGAAATGTGATGTACTACCTTGGGTGGCTTCCTTAAAAGATACATCATTGTCTTGCAGTTCAGCAAGAAAGTATTCTCATTGTATGACAATGAATTTTTCTCTCCTTCAGCTGTCCCAATCTGCTTATCATACCCAGCTTCATTAAAATATGGCTTAGAATTTAGCACTAACCCTTGGAGTGAAACTAGCACTTGTAAGATACTAGAAGACTTTGGATCCCAGACTTCATTTCCTTTGCCAGTCCATGTATTTAAAAGGCTAAGGCACACCTTGCCTTCCTCatataaatttggatttatcCGCCAGCCACCAGAATGATAGTATGCTGACTGCATATCACAGACTAAGTCAGAAAATAGATAGATTCACCCCAATTTAGTGTTAAAAGTCAACAAAAATGTCTTGAGATTGGCTCAAGCAATCAGTTCGAAAAGCTTCTAGACCAAAGATAGAATTTAGATATTAACATCAGGATATCTTACTGGTGGAACATCAGGGTACTCTGGTGGAAGGtgaaaatcaaagaagaagaggccATCCTGGTAAGGCGTCCCATATGCCCCAACTATAACTGCCCTTAAGAGATCCATTCGATCTTCATAAACTCGTACATAGATTGTACCTGTTAAGAATTTTGATGCTTTAAAACCTAAAGTTGCTAAAATAGGACCTGATTGTCAAAATCTCTCATCAAGCATATGATTTGATATACAAAAGTATTTCTTACCAGGGAGGTTATTCTGTAGTATGCTCCAATCTTGTTGAACCTTCTTAAACCACCTCCTTCCATTGTTATTCTGCAAGTGAAATTCATTggaaaaaatgttaaaacacAAAAGTAATCCTTGTGTGCATGAGAGTGATAACTGAAAAAATATGAAGGGCATTAGAAGATAATAAGTTACATATTAcagattataaaataaaaatgcttaAATTAATTCATATTGCAAGAATACAGTGATtcactttaaacaaaaacttTGTTGTTGAATGCTTTTTAAAATGTCAAAGGGTAAACATTGAGAAATTAAGCAAaataatacaacaaaaaaatgaaaatacgaacataaaaataagcataaccacacaatttttttccttctctatgaTAAACATTCATTCTctaagttcaaaattttcattcctcctAAAAAGATTGCAGCTTCCTAGTTACTGCTCTCAATATTTTTATGTAACCTTCctatctatttttaataatacaTCCACAAACATAAGAAGATTTGGTCTCTGGTCCTTATTTGGAGTTTCTTGTGTAATGCCAAACTCAGTGAAGGATCTTTTAGCTTGTTGGAGAGGAGGCTATAAGAGTCATCAAATTTTGGTGTGTGGAATGCTATCCCATTGTTcaatgtggtgcatttggagggATCTTAATTCTAGGACATTTGACAGGATCGAAGCCTCATTGCTTCAATTGAAACCCATGAGTTTTAGATCTTTGTTTGACTGGCTAAGGAATTTGGGGGTTTTAGTTTTgccactttttttcttttttttgaatcgcttattctttgtaattttagatATCAATATGTTGTGTTGCTtagccccttttttttcttcaataaaattttattacttaaaaaaacaaaaggcattTACCTGTCCATATGCGCCAAGGAAATAATGGTCCAAGGGATCTTTAGCTGTATCAAAGTGTTTGAAACTGCAAGTATTATCATCATCAGAACATGCTGGAGGATATGATTCTTCAGCAGAATCAGCACTTAAGCCACATAAAGCTTCTGCTGCTTCAAACACTTCTTGGGCCTCTGGGGTGACCTCGTCTTTAATTTCCATACCACATTGATCAATTACATTTAATTTCTGAGAGCTAGACTCATCACTAGGATCTTTTACCTCAGAAATCTTTATTGTCTTCTCGGATTCAAGCTCACTTTCAACTTTGGAATCCAAACAGCTTGGATCTAAATTCTTTTGTCCCCGTGAGAAAATTCCAGTGGCCAGTTTTGTTACATATCGTAGTGCAGCTAAGGGAACTGAAAATGCTGAATTTTTGCCAGAATTCTCTCCACTTTCTTCAAGGTCAGAGTTGATGTCAATGTCGGTGGCATTATGCTGCCCATCTTCCTGAACATAGTTGACTTGCATCATAcacttattcaaaaaaaaaaagacatgtaaTATTGGGAAAATCACAGGTCTTGTACTAGCAAATTACAAGCATGCCATAAGAATAGAATATAAATTAAGTACATGTGGTAGGACAATTTGGCCATCGGACATTCCCAacaccaaataaaaaagagtatatATTTGTTTCCCAATCCTAAtatcgagaaaaaaaaaatcctaatattgaaaaaaaaccaaacaaacctcTTGAGCATTCTCAAGGGTGTCCATCTCATCATCATTTACCGTTTCCCAACTAGCAGCATCATCACTAACTTCACTCCCAGCAGCCATtgactcatcatcatcatctcgaCCAACAACATATATTGCTTGAGGTCCAACCTAACAGcgtaagaaagaagaaataatcAAATCAACCACCATTAAAACtctatcaaagaaagaaaaagaaaaagatactaCAAAATGATTCTCCCTTAAGCTGCCTTTTAGAgtcaaacaaataaaacaaagaaagaaaataaagttaaaatatcACAACAATTTTATCCCAGACCCACATTATGAGATTTCATGTTCCATTGTCTTCTCCATCTATTGAGCAACAAAACAGACAATTTGAGTAACCATCAGACACCTCCCATGAGGTTTCTACACTTATCTTTGACACTTTCTTTTTGATGACGAGGAACCCTAGAGACCATGCAGAGTATCGTGTCTTTCTTATCTCCAATACTCTCTTGATGTTTAGGTGACCTATTAGTTCTCCATTTGTTCAAATTTAGCCACTTCATGTAGCTACCAAATTTTTTTACCTCTAATTTACATGAAATATCATTGAAATTTGGAATAAAACAGCTTTCATCCTTTTCCACCAAAGAGGTAAAATGTGttggaaatatattataaatttatatcagAAGAACAGTTTTAGATACAAGACTAAGGGAAACAGAATATGTAAGTTTCTGTTCACAAAGGTAATAAAAAGTGCAGAATATTATTAGGAAAGTATATACCGTTGAAACCATCCCATCTGCCCATGTGACTTCAATATCACCATTCTTGAGACCAGTTATATTCCCAACCCAAGAGAGATCTGTGAAGTTATTAGAAGCTTTACTTCCAGATGCATCATCAACTTTCTTACTTCCTGAGCGCTTTTTCATATCCCGTTTAAcctcatttggtccattttgatGCTTTGGTTCCTCAGCAGTGTCCACACCAGAAGCTGTTTCTGCAGGAACAGAAACGGGAGACAATCGAACAACTACATCCCCATAGCAGTAATCATAATCTGGATGCCCTTCCAATTCATAGACGCTTACAACTTCCTCCTTGTCAAACTCTCGAGGATCTTCTGCTCGGTCAACTGGCTTTAACCACCTCACACAGGCAGTTCGCTCCTTCGCGTTGACACTTTTCACAACCCCAACACGCCTGGCTTCACcaacatcatcaccatcatcagaGGCCTTCTCCACCACATACTGTTCGGCAACAAATTCATGATCACCAGGACTATCAATAGGAATTAACCTTGTTGAATCCAGTCTGCAACCTGTCATTCCATCCTGCCATGCCACATCAACTTTTGTCCTAGAATTGACAATCAAAAGGGCTCTTTCATaactttcctctttctttcGAGCCTTCTTGTCCCTCCTAACCACAACTTTACGGATCTTCTTGCGATGAAGAGGCCAAGATTCATGGACAGGCTCCTTCGAAACTGACAATGAACTACCGCAAGAGCTAGACTCGGGCTCGTTTCTTTCACCATTTTTATCATTTCCATCCACTGCAGCAACTGGATCAAGATCCATGGATTCAGTATTTCCAGTTGATTCCTCCAATGAAACCTCTTCTGAATCACAACCACTTCCCATTTGAGTGAAATCTAATTCTCCGTTGGCAGAATCGTGAAGTTCTAATTTTGATAAACCTTTGTCTAAGGGATTGGAGGATGAAAGTGCCAATGATGGAAAAAGACACCAGTCACCCAATTGCCAATTTGCATGAGCAAAACAGGATAACAGTTTTAAGTTCTTTGGACTCTGCTCTTCAGCGGGGGCAGTGGAAGAATCAGGTCCATAGCCAGCAGATGCTatccaataaataaaaactgatcCAACTGTAACCTTTGTAACGGTACCTTCCAACCGAGTAGCTTTCCACAAGCCAGATATCCACCTAGAATTCTTGAAAACTGATGAAGAACTGGCCCTTACACGTTGGCCTGGATAATATGGAAAATGCCCATCTTCAAGGATATTCTTGGAAATTGGTTTTAGACGGAGTGGCTCAGCTTTCGAAACTTTACACACAGAACCATCATCAAACAACACAGTCACATTATCTAAAACATCATCAATTCTACCTAGCCAGGGACCAAGGACCACATAGTCACCCACAGTGAAATCCCTCACGCGTTTCAAGTCTTTGGATGAAACACCTTGTATAGTAGATCCATCAGGAGCTAACAAATCAACAGAGATATTAACATCAACCACAACACCCACTTGCCCAGTTGGGTCTGAAGCAGAAGCAACA encodes:
- the LOC126707252 gene encoding probable ubiquitin-conjugating enzyme E2 23 isoform X1 — its product is MANEQDDTVRKVDEPATSAHDNNNSSNQGGSMPSGLVCDPNVDSESNEVCTPNDATSYKHNIPYIYRQDVVLNNSKNKIGIVTEASGDTDSDSSITDEEDDDDGDDDDDGDENEEEDGDGNSISNGNSDWDRGGGKSGPLLADQVRVLWIDETESTENIHDVKVVDRGFLHGDFVASASDPTGQVGVVVDVNISVDLLAPDGSTIQGVSSKDLKRVRDFTVGDYVVLGPWLGRIDDVLDNVTVLFDDGSVCKVSKAEPLRLKPISKNILEDGHFPYYPGQRVRASSSSVFKNSRWISGLWKATRLEGTVTKVTVGSVFIYWIASAGYGPDSSTAPAEEQSPKNLKLLSCFAHANWQLGDWCLFPSLALSSSNPLDKGLSKLELHDSANGELDFTQMGSGCDSEEVSLEESTGNTESMDLDPVAAVDGNDKNGERNEPESSSCGSSLSVSKEPVHESWPLHRKKIRKVVVRRDKKARKKEESYERALLIVNSRTKVDVAWQDGMTGCRLDSTRLIPIDSPGDHEFVAEQYVVEKASDDGDDVGEARRVGVVKSVNAKERTACVRWLKPVDRAEDPREFDKEEVVSVYELEGHPDYDYCYGDVVVRLSPVSVPAETASGVDTAEEPKHQNGPNEVKRDMKKRSGSKKVDDASGSKASNNFTDLSWVGNITGLKNGDIEVTWADGMVSTVGPQAIYVVGRDDDDESMAAGSEVSDDAASWETVNDDEMDTLENAQEEDGQHNATDIDINSDLEESGENSGKNSAFSVPLAALRYVTKLATGIFSRGQKNLDPSCLDSKVESELESEKTIKISEVKDPSDESSSQKLNVIDQCGMEIKDEVTPEAQEVFEAAEALCGLSADSAEESYPPACSDDDNTCSFKHFDTAKDPLDHYFLGAYGQNNNGRRWFKKVQQDWSILQNNLPGTIYVRVYEDRMDLLRAVIVGAYGTPYQDGLFFFDFHLPPEYPDVPPSAYYHSGGWRINPNLYEEGKVCLSLLNTWTGKGNEVWDPKSSSILQVLVSLQGLVLNSKPYFNEAGYDKQIGTAEGEKNSLSYNENTFLLNCKTMMYLLRKPPKDFEELVKDHFRKRGYYILKACDAYMKGYLIGSLTEDASVSDKSNANSTSVGFKLMLAKIVPRLFLALSEVGVDCHEFRHLQQS
- the LOC126707252 gene encoding probable ubiquitin-conjugating enzyme E2 23 isoform X2, giving the protein MANEQDDTVRKVDEPATSAHDNNNSSNQGGSMPSGLVCDPNVDSESNEVCTPNDATSYKHNIPYIYRQDVVLNNSKNKIGIVTEASGDTDSDSSITDEEDDDDGDDDDDGDENEEEDGDGNSISNGNSDWDRGGGKSGPLLADQVRVLWIDETESTENIHDVKVVDRGFLHGDFVASASDPTGQVGVVVDVNISVDLLAPDGSTIQGVSSKDLKRVRDFTVGDYVVLGPWLGRIDDVLDNVTVLFDDGSVCKVSKAEPLRLKPISKNILEDGHFPYYPGQRVRASSSSVFKNSRWISGLWKATRLEGTVTKVTVGSVFIYWIASAGYGPDSSTAPAEEQSPKNLKLLSCFAHANWQLGDWCLFPSLALSSSNPLDKGLSKLELHDSANGELDFTQMGSGCDSEEVSLEESTGNTESMDLDPVAAVDGNDKNGERNEPESSSCGSSLSVSKEPVHESWPLHRKKIRKVVVRRDKKARKKEESYERALLIVNSRTKVDVAWQDGMTGCRLDSTRLIPIDSPGDHEFVAEQYVVEKASDDGDDVGEARRVGVVKSVNAKERTACVRWLKPVDRAEDPREFDKEEVVSVYELEGHPDYDYCYGDVVVRLSPVSVPAETASGVDTAEEPKHQNGPNEVKRDMKKRSGSKKVDDASGSKASNNFTDLSWVGNITGLKNGDIEVTWADGMVSTVGPQAIYVVGRDDDDESMAAGSEVSDDAASWETEDGQHNATDIDINSDLEESGENSGKNSAFSVPLAALRYVTKLATGIFSRGQKNLDPSCLDSKVESELESEKTIKISEVKDPSDESSSQKLNVIDQCGMEIKDEVTPEAQEVFEAAEALCGLSADSAEESYPPACSDDDNTCSFKHFDTAKDPLDHYFLGAYGQNNNGRRWFKKVQQDWSILQNNLPGTIYVRVYEDRMDLLRAVIVGAYGTPYQDGLFFFDFHLPPEYPDVPPSAYYHSGGWRINPNLYEEGKVCLSLLNTWTGKGNEVWDPKSSSILQVLVSLQGLVLNSKPYFNEAGYDKQIGTAEGEKNSLSYNENTFLLNCKTMMYLLRKPPKDFEELVKDHFRKRGYYILKACDAYMKGYLIGSLTEDASVSDKSNANSTSVGFKLMLAKIVPRLFLALSEVGVDCHEFRHLQQS